In Colletotrichum lupini chromosome 6, complete sequence, a single window of DNA contains:
- a CDS encoding CoA-transferase family III, with amino-acid sequence MGISAGDILGYGSDGPYRDKKAYDLLVQSEAGFLSVTGNGPDLAKAGISIADISAGMYAYANILAAVIKRGKTGKGTRIDISMLESMVEWMNFPLYYTYNGAPGLARSGAAHASIYPYGPFETGGGGSVMLGVQNEREWANLCRTVLGDEALAKDPRFVSNTLRVKNRDELKEIISKHFAKFSAEEVLKKLDSASIANANVNDMQGVWEHPQLRARGRWTDVETPGGTIPALIPPGFASVEASRMERVPELGEHNEAIFEELGVKP; translated from the coding sequence atgggtataagcgctggtGATATCTTAGGGTACGGTTCGGATGGGCCGTATAGAGACAAGAAAGCCTACGATCTTCTCGTGCAGAGCGAAGCAGGCTTTCTCTCCGTCACAGGGAACGGCCCGGATCTAGCGAAAGCAGGCATCTCCATTGCTGACATCTCTGCCGGCATGTATGCCTATGCCAACATTCTGGCCGCAGTGATCAAGCGTGGCAAGACGGGCAAAGGCACTCGGATAGATATTTCCATGCTCGAAAGCATGGTTGAGTGGATGAACTTCCCACTGTACTACACTTACAACGGGGCTCCCGGTCTCGCTCGGTCTGGGGCAGCTCACGCCTCCATATATCCCTACGGTCCTTTTGAgactggcggcggcggctctGTCATGCTAGGTGTGCAGAACGAGAGGGAATGGGCCAATCTTTGCCGGACTGTCCTGGGCGATGAAGCGTTGGCCAAAGACCCGCGGTTCGTGAGCAACACGCTTCGCGTCAAGAACCGAGATGAGCTGAAGGAAATCATTTCTAAGCATTTCGCAAAGTTCTCGGCTGAAGAGGTTCTGAAAAAGCTGGATTCAGCGTCTATTGCTAATGCCAATGTCAATGACATGCAAGGCGTATGGGAACACCCACAACTGCGAGCGAGAGGCAGGTGGACCGATGTCGAGACACCAGGCGGCACGATTCCTGCACTGATCCCCCCTGGTTTTGCTTCGGTAGAGGCATCAAGAATGGAAAGAGTACCTGAGCTAGGCGAGCATAATGAGGCCATTTTCGAGGAACTAGGAGTTAAGCCATGA